In Veillonellaceae bacterium, one DNA window encodes the following:
- a CDS encoding peptide chain release factor 3, producing the protein MVSKAELSSEIKRRRTFAIISHPDAGKTTLTEKLLLYGGAIHLAGSVKARKAQRHAVSDWMEIEKQRGISVTSSVLQFDYEGYRINILDTPGHEDFSEDTYRTLMAVDSAVMLIDVAKGVETQTKKLFKVCKQRGIPIFTFINKLDRHGKNPFELMEEIEKVLDIKSYPMNWPIGIDGDYKGVYNRHLSQIELFESSGSHGQWVMPSTKGSVDDPAFTEIIGADVHKALCDDIELLDMAGDEFDLEQVLKGELTPIFFGSAMTNFGVQPFLEEFLRLAPAPASRPTSEGKIEPENEQFSAFVFKIQANMNPAHRDRLAFIRICSGKFERGMTVNHVNTGKKLKLSQPQQFLAQDRAIIDDAYPGDIVGLFDPGALGIGDTLTGDGEKFTFEEFPVFPPERFARVQAKDTMKRKQFLKGINQLAQEGAIQVFRQEDAGMESFIIGAVGQLQFDVLEYRLKGEYGADLLMNFLGYEVARWLDGENLNVKTMKGMDRAMIVRDAKGRLVALFPNEWSLQWSMDNNPKVQFLLAPPAIIEE; encoded by the coding sequence CTATACGGAGGCGCGATTCACCTCGCGGGCTCAGTTAAGGCCCGGAAGGCTCAGCGTCATGCGGTGTCTGACTGGATGGAGATTGAAAAGCAGCGTGGTATTTCAGTAACATCCAGTGTGCTGCAATTTGATTACGAGGGCTACCGTATCAACATCCTGGATACCCCTGGTCACGAAGACTTTAGTGAAGACACCTATAGGACCCTTATGGCTGTCGACAGTGCTGTCATGCTTATTGACGTAGCTAAAGGCGTAGAGACTCAGACTAAAAAGTTATTTAAGGTCTGCAAACAGCGCGGTATTCCAATCTTCACTTTTATCAATAAACTTGACCGTCATGGTAAAAATCCGTTTGAACTTATGGAAGAAATCGAAAAAGTTCTCGACATTAAAAGCTATCCCATGAATTGGCCAATTGGGATTGATGGTGACTATAAAGGTGTTTACAACCGTCACTTATCCCAAATCGAGCTGTTCGAGAGCAGCGGTTCTCATGGCCAGTGGGTCATGCCTTCGACCAAAGGCAGTGTTGATGATCCTGCCTTTACCGAGATAATCGGAGCAGATGTTCATAAGGCGCTCTGTGATGATATTGAGCTACTGGACATGGCCGGCGACGAGTTTGACCTTGAACAGGTGCTCAAAGGCGAACTTACGCCAATATTCTTTGGCAGTGCCATGACCAACTTTGGCGTGCAGCCTTTCTTAGAAGAGTTTTTGCGGCTTGCTCCCGCGCCGGCATCTCGGCCAACTTCGGAAGGCAAGATTGAGCCTGAGAACGAGCAATTTTCAGCCTTTGTTTTTAAAATCCAGGCAAATATGAATCCGGCTCACCGTGACAGGCTGGCTTTCATTCGCATTTGTTCGGGTAAGTTTGAGCGCGGTATGACGGTAAATCATGTTAACACCGGCAAAAAGCTCAAACTTAGTCAGCCTCAGCAGTTCTTGGCACAGGATCGGGCGATAATTGACGATGCTTATCCCGGTGATATCGTCGGCCTGTTTGATCCCGGTGCTCTTGGCATTGGCGATACGCTTACCGGTGATGGGGAAAAGTTTACATTCGAGGAATTTCCGGTATTCCCGCCTGAACGGTTTGCCCGGGTTCAGGCCAAGGATACTATGAAACGCAAACAATTTCTGAAAGGGATTAACCAGTTGGCCCAAGAAGGTGCAATTCAGGTATTCCGTCAGGAAGATGCCGGGATGGAATCATTCATTATCGGCGCGGTTGGTCAGCTCCAGTTTGATGTATTGGAATATCGTCTGAAAGGTGAGTACGGTGCCGACCTCCTCATGAACTTCCTCGGCTACGAAGTAGCACGCTGGCTGGACGGTGAAAATCTGAATGTAAAAACCATGAAGGGTATGGACCGGGCGATGATTGTCCGCGATGCAAAAGGACGGCTGGTTGCCCTCTTCCCGAATGAATGGTCACTCCAGTGGTCAATGGATAATAATCCGAAAGTGCAATTTTTGCTGGCTCCGCCGGCTATAATTGAAGAATAG
- a CDS encoding HlyD family efflux transporter periplasmic adaptor subunit translates to MLSALRNQAFLKWGITGLLLITMAGTLSGCSKQASAPADVWGRAEAKEVDINTKVPGRVIELLVKEGDKVEQGQLLARIDARDLIAKAEQAKAGVEALKAQLRQAGTVTSLHDQTSKATLAAAEAQLTKARADLALAEKDYSRFKELAATGAVSQQAFDNSRLKYDVAKATYMQAQSSLASAQAGLLQTQANQDNETAVQNKIAQAEAQLQEIQVYLDETELRAPFAGIITEKYIEAGAMVSTGTPIVAIQDPNDNWINIKVKETELSKYQINNIVSLEGKDPGLQLTGTIVDISKKPEFATYRATNERGETDIITFNIKIQVNSDQVRPGMRFRLVGGG, encoded by the coding sequence ATGTTGTCCGCATTAAGGAACCAAGCCTTTCTAAAATGGGGTATTACCGGCTTGCTATTGATTACGATGGCGGGGACTTTAAGCGGCTGCAGTAAGCAGGCCAGCGCACCGGCTGATGTCTGGGGGCGGGCAGAGGCTAAAGAGGTAGATATCAATACTAAAGTTCCCGGACGGGTAATTGAACTGCTTGTTAAAGAAGGCGATAAAGTTGAGCAAGGTCAGCTGCTAGCCCGGATTGATGCTCGGGATCTGATTGCTAAGGCCGAACAGGCTAAAGCCGGAGTAGAAGCCCTAAAGGCCCAGCTTCGGCAGGCGGGCACGGTAACTTCGCTGCATGATCAAACAAGTAAGGCGACGTTAGCGGCGGCTGAGGCGCAGCTGACTAAGGCCCGGGCTGACTTGGCTCTGGCCGAAAAGGACTACAGCCGGTTTAAAGAATTAGCTGCTACTGGAGCAGTGTCGCAGCAGGCATTTGATAATTCCCGTCTTAAATATGATGTTGCAAAAGCGACCTATATGCAAGCCCAGTCATCGCTGGCATCAGCGCAGGCTGGGTTATTACAGACTCAAGCTAATCAAGATAACGAGACCGCTGTGCAAAATAAAATTGCCCAAGCTGAGGCTCAATTACAGGAAATCCAGGTATATTTAGATGAGACTGAGCTGCGGGCTCCATTTGCTGGTATTATCACTGAAAAATATATCGAAGCAGGGGCAATGGTATCAACCGGAACGCCGATTGTCGCAATTCAAGACCCGAATGACAACTGGATTAATATCAAAGTTAAAGAAACGGAATTGAGCAAATACCAAATTAATAATATCGTTAGTTTGGAAGGCAAAGATCCGGGCCTACAGCTGACCGGGACTATCGTTGATATTAGTAAGAAACCGGAATTTGCCACTTACCGCGCTACTAATGAGCGGGGCGAGACCGATATTATTACCTTTAATATTAAAATTCAGGTTAATTCTGACCAAGTGCGGCCGGGAATGCGGTTCCGTTTGGTGGGTGGTGGCTGA